One Gimesia aquarii DNA segment encodes these proteins:
- a CDS encoding SDR family oxidoreductase, with protein MTKLIIGCGYVGLPVAQKWLEQGHTVYALTRSEKRANEFKKLGLKPIEGDITQPESLKSLPSADTVLYAVGFDRSANQTRHDIYVTGLNHVLSEIKNRTRKIIYLSSTSVYGQTMGEWVDETSPCEPERENGKICLEAERLFEKQRLISKREGHYSASAVILRLAGIYGPGRLLARMEQIRAGEPLLGRPEAYLNLIHVTDIVNTILRCDADIPLESHYLVSDNYPMTRQEYYETLAQMIDAPLPQFAVKESDQPELKSMRNHSTERAAGLNKRCSNKRLREGLGIELVYPTIKEGLPDATQSLRDT; from the coding sequence ATGACGAAACTTATTATTGGCTGTGGATATGTAGGTTTACCAGTGGCTCAGAAATGGCTAGAGCAGGGGCATACTGTCTATGCGCTAACACGATCAGAAAAGCGCGCCAATGAATTCAAAAAGCTTGGACTCAAGCCGATCGAAGGAGATATCACCCAACCGGAATCACTCAAAAGTTTGCCCAGTGCAGATACGGTCTTGTATGCGGTGGGATTTGACCGTTCAGCAAATCAGACTCGTCATGATATCTATGTCACGGGATTGAATCATGTACTCTCTGAAATCAAAAATCGGACGAGGAAAATTATTTACCTTTCCAGTACCAGTGTTTATGGTCAGACTATGGGAGAATGGGTTGACGAAACAAGCCCTTGTGAACCGGAGCGGGAAAACGGAAAAATTTGTTTGGAAGCGGAACGTCTGTTTGAAAAACAGAGACTCATCTCGAAACGGGAAGGTCACTACTCCGCGTCAGCCGTGATTCTCAGGTTAGCCGGGATTTATGGTCCGGGACGACTACTTGCCAGGATGGAACAAATTAGAGCTGGTGAACCATTACTGGGTAGACCTGAAGCTTATTTAAATCTGATTCATGTCACAGATATCGTCAATACAATCCTCCGATGTGATGCCGATATTCCTCTCGAGTCTCATTATCTGGTCAGTGACAATTATCCAATGACTCGTCAGGAATACTATGAAACTTTGGCACAAATGATAGATGCTCCTCTTCCACAATTTGCAGTGAAGGAGTCAGATCAGCCTGAATTGAAGTCAATGCGCAACCACAGTACTGAACGGGCGGCAGGATTGAATAAGCGGTGTAGTAATAAAAGGTTACGCGAAGGTTTGGGGATCGAATTAGTTTATCCGACCATCAAGGAAGGTCTTCCAGATGCGACTCAAAGTCTCAGAGACACTTGA
- a CDS encoding ribose-phosphate diphosphokinase: MYDHLTLLSGRAHPQLAGEIADYLGIRLASVELSNFPDGEISLKLNQNVRGRDVFIVQPTSPPVNDNLMELLILMDACRRASAERITAVIPYFGYARQDRKDSGRVPITSKLVANLINEAGADRVLAMDLHAAQIQGFFDTPVDHLYAAPILDRYFRSLNIPDKELVVVSPDEGSIKRTLQHNNHIGGTLAIVDKRRKNALETQQANIIGGPIEGKIALIFDDMISTAGSIVGAANVVKEHGAKEIYLGASHAVFCGSAIKRLSAAPIKEIVVTNSLPIPDQEKLSNLRSISIAPLLGEAIRRIHRNESVSHLFD, translated from the coding sequence ATGTATGATCATCTGACTCTTCTCAGTGGACGAGCACACCCGCAATTAGCTGGAGAAATTGCGGATTATCTCGGCATTCGACTGGCTTCAGTAGAGTTGTCAAATTTCCCTGATGGTGAAATTAGTTTAAAACTCAATCAAAATGTTCGAGGACGAGATGTGTTTATCGTTCAACCGACTTCGCCGCCCGTGAACGATAATCTGATGGAGCTGTTGATTCTGATGGATGCCTGTCGACGTGCCAGCGCAGAACGGATCACCGCTGTAATTCCCTATTTTGGCTACGCTCGACAAGACCGAAAAGATTCAGGCCGCGTTCCCATCACTTCGAAACTGGTTGCTAATCTGATTAATGAAGCAGGAGCAGATCGGGTTCTGGCTATGGATCTTCACGCTGCACAGATTCAAGGTTTTTTTGATACACCCGTTGATCACTTATATGCAGCACCCATTCTTGACCGTTATTTTCGATCTCTGAATATTCCTGACAAAGAGCTCGTTGTGGTTAGTCCTGATGAAGGCAGCATTAAACGCACTTTGCAGCATAATAATCACATTGGTGGCACACTTGCGATTGTTGATAAGCGTCGTAAGAATGCTCTGGAAACACAGCAGGCAAATATCATTGGTGGTCCGATAGAAGGTAAAATCGCCTTGATTTTTGATGATATGATTTCAACGGCAGGATCAATTGTTGGGGCGGCTAATGTTGTCAAAGAACATGGTGCCAAAGAAATTTATCTTGGTGCATCCCATGCCGTCTTCTGTGGTTCTGCAATCAAACGTTTGAGTGCAGCACCGATCAAAGAGATCGTTGTCACAAATAGCCTGCCGATTCCTGATCAGGAGAAACTATCTAATTTAAGATCAATTTCAATTGCTCCTTTATTAGGAGAAGCCATTCGTCGGATTCACCGAAACGAATCCGTAAGCCATCTGTTTGATTAA